AACCATAATAGAAAACTAATTActtagttgaattttgagaaaGCCTAACgtgttatatataaaaaaaatctaaagatacAAAGATGAAAGAGAGAAATTCTGAGTCATTTACAAGTTTTATGCATGTTTCTATTTATAGGCTTTCCAACAATATAACCTTTCCATAGGTTATGGAGACGTAATTGCATAAAGATGAAATAATTTACTTCTACTAATAATTTCTTAGGGGAGGGGGAAATCCACGTCAATTATGGAGTTTAAAATTAAAGattatcaaaaaaaaatgaatttatataaatagacgtttaaattcatttgaatttgaatattaattttttcaaatttattttagataaaagttttaaaaattgtaaaaatgttgtaATTTCTTTTTAAAGATTTTCTTGCTTTCTCGTAacagttgtttttttttaaaaaaaaaatctaatttgtaATTTGTGGTGTTGATATTTGATTCACTTTAAGCAGTATTACGTCCCATATCAATTATCAAAGtaacacatttcaaaattttaacaagtCTAGCAACATCAACAGGACCCAATAACTCTTCAAGACTCTATGCTATTTTTCGCTAGCAAATAAGTATGgtaaatttttttgataattacaatattttttttgtattataattatatttaaatggtataaatcgtttcatacaaatttcatattttatataacagtttaattatttattcGCATGTAACTTGTGCAATACTGTGTATTTATGTATCCGTGGTTTAAGATAACATTTAAAGTATCAAATTGGTCTTGTTGGTCTTGTTTGAAGAGGGATTAGAAATTTTTGTCCCTTTGAAACCGTCTAACCTGATCAGAGGCGAAGTCAGAACAAATTTTTAGaggcgaatgaaattttaattttttatagtctatatatttataatttttaaaagattaaattgaatttttataattttaggggaggtcaaagtacaattttatatttactaatttaaaattttaaaaaaaatttcaaagacttaaatataaattttctattttagggggcaGGGCCACTACCCAGTGTATCCGCCTTTGAACCTTATCTCTTACCCCAATCTTGTATAAAAAACACTTAAAATACAGGTAGAATTAGGGGCTAGGGAGCTCGCAGCTTAAAATGaaactttttcatttaattttttttaattagtaaaaataaaattatattttagcctcctaaaattaataaaaaaattaatttaattctttaaaaattataaaaatataaactattttaataggaaaattatatttttattattgtggtTTCGCCACCACATAGTATAGAACATAAGTATAGTTGTAAgaagctaaaaaaaaaaattgagcttAGATTAGAACCAAAAaggtttttatatatttgtttattcGATAACACATCCCAGCACAGCAGATCAGATCAGTACTGATGCTTTCTTTATTTTAGGATCGAAAACATACAGAGAAACAAGGGGCTTCTGCATGCATAGATAGTTTGTACAATCTATATATAGAAATATGATGGCTCATGGACAGAAAGTGATAAGGTAACTAGGCCCACCAGTGCAGGAGAAAGTGCTAGTTGGATCATCATAAGCATAACTATAAGCTTCAGGACACTGATCCTTGAATTTCTTTGAGTAATCCGTGGGTTTACAAGTCTCGGGTGAACCATATTGACCTGTGCAACAATACTGAGGCTCATTCAAAGCTGCACATGCGCTTTTGCAACCTATGGTATTCCCATCGGATCCTTTGACAACAAAGTTTGGTGGGCAAGCTGAGTTCACATTCGCCGCACAGCTAGTGCTGGTGCAGTTTGGACCTGAGCCGCGCTGCGGGGCTATCGAAAGCGGCAAGTTAAAACCATCAACAAGGCTGACATCATAGTAATCTTGTCCTCCGTTAGCTGCAATAGTGAACTCGGCCAGGGTTGCCGGAGGGGCTCCACCTTTTCCATTGCAAGCTATCTGGTCGGACCCACAGTCAGCAGTGGCACAAGTGAACCTTCCGCCTGAGGTTGAGCATTGTGTTCGAGCCCAGAGCCTGCCTTTCCATGGGCTAGGAACGTTAAGGGAATCTTGTGCTTGAGGGTCTAACTGGAACCCAGTCTTGGGCAATTGTGGCAAATTAGGATCACCGACAAGGGTTGCCGGCCAGATAGGGTACTGACAGTTGTTTTTTACGGTGAAGGTCGCCATTTGAGCCCCTgaaacatgcaatgcaatattgttgaaaaatcaaataaaaaagtgttgaaaacacaataagaaaaAAACATAGTGGATTAAGTAATTGTTTATTACCTGAGATGAGGATGGCCAATGTAAGACCAAAGAGCAAATTAAGCTTCATCATTACTTTGCTTAAACAATCGACTGATTAAATTGCTTTGGAAATTGGAATGAATGGTGAAGTTGTGGTACCTAGCAAGGTGGTATATATAGCATTCACGTTTTTAATGTTTTGCAGTAAAGGTCCTCGCAAAACCAAATTATTTCATTAATCACCAGACTTTTCagcatgaaataaacaaaaaagacAAATTATTCAGATTGATTGACTTAACCGTCAAACATTTCCTTGACTTGCAACAGTATATATTTGATCAAATTACGTAAACCTTTTGTTTTTTAAAGTGTGCGGACAGCACAGGTGTTTGATTTGTGTATctatttttggtgttatattCCAATGGAAACAAGCACTGTATCCTAAGGTTATTTGGATTGGGAGTTACTGCAATACTTTTTCCTCCTTatgttagaatttataaaataaatctacaatataatttaataaactaggatctgtcatgtcaaatcattaataataaatcaagaacaaaactagatgcggaagcgtacctgaattcatggattccttgaaactttctgggacttggggatttgatcttccaaattagcacacaagaaattctaaccaaattagatcacttttaatttgggctaacctatcgtGATAGTaaaaaataacatgtaattatccttattatatatgtgatgtccaaattttccaacaatctcccacttggacctcatatatatactaattactttataattcatgccattatataaccttatgagctcaaaattttactatcatatccaaaaggtattctgaacaatctcgtccattaattatgttaacatagaaccaagttgactttcgttacatatatcgtaatTAAATCCATCCATGGTcacatatattaacacaaccaaatgacatagatcaagtatggatgtgtagcatggaaattacatgcaatatgatctaaacgtgtctatttccaactggtcctccttagtgagatcaaacattaccaaaatcagagtgtggataaacaaaataaactttatttctgcagaaaataaacttattatttttaaactgaaataactgaaaatgtatctataacataaaagcatttaaaaatacaaactcccactaaaaccaaatatcctttaaatgacattacacccatatgagcaatgtgctcttaTAAAACCTTAGGTGTAGTTCATTAGTAAGCAGATCcgcaatcatggagtttgtcctaaTATGCTTTATAAGTACATAACCActctgaacttttactttaacaactaGGAATTTAATGTCTATGTGTTTTGACTTTAATGTGCTCCTGttgctattggaataaaagactgcaatttgttttcacaatttgcaccttagtgacaaaatcttatattccatcaaaatcggaGTTTATATACCTGATGATCTCTAACAAATTAGATCTCCGATATGTGAGcctgtaatcttttgttctctaaaaataccttataaccctTTTGGATGCTATCTAATGGTCCAAACCAGGATTGCTTAAAATATCAGCCTAACACCCTAATAATATACACAATATTTCAATGTATACAAACCTGAATGTACATTAGATTTTCCattgctaaaatgtaaaaaatcttatgcatttttgtaatctcaaaatcattcttagggcattgattgaggctatacttattattgacaagcagtatgttattaacatataaaaccaaatatagaaccttactcccactaaacttattgtatatacaattataaaaaaaattcatctctaaatcgaatgagataatcatttggtaaattttgtaatattattgacgAGAAGTCTACTTAAGCTCATAGATGAAGTTCTTTAATGTGCAAATCATTACCTTTGCATCATCAGACAGAAAGTTTTTTtattgcaccatataaatgtatgatcaatgttaTTATTGAGAAACCATTAGCTTAATATTCATCTGATGTAGCTTAAtgtcaaaatattccactaaagtCATTATAACCCTTTCCCTAATGgacatttttaataatattcattcttgaggttgttgagtttgtttttttggaacaattacctcatcttgaatagggAGTTATTTAACATTATCTTATTgaggttctagattcacttcttaatcaatGGTAGGTATGGTAAcctaaacatcatcaaaagtgatagtaggaactgagttaaaattcaattcctccttaaaaataatgtctctaaccttatttctccctccgaactcaacatcctaaaagaatgttgcaattctcgtctcaaaaatatttctaattgtgggatcataaaattGATAGCCCTTAGATCACTCAGTatttccttgacccttatactttatagacatcaaagaagttagAAATGATGTCATTTTAACTTTATCGTTTTTAGCCAAACGTTTCTTAATTTCGTCAAGGAAACCTTGGCCTGGGTAATCTTTTCAGATTCTATGCCCTTAAAGCCTTCTAAAATGTTgtgcttcatgatcattagactcatgcaatttgaacgattccacctctcaaaatcccttaTAACATAGGGGGTGCTTTCTGCAGTGAGAGGTgcaggttgttcttcccttaatgtaaggtctatgtccatacagTCAAGTATtataagtaagtgccttttccattcattgaaattagtcccattaagcataggtatagaatttatattagcagatattgtggcagtagaatatgaattagctgaatatagaataaaaaataagtaaaaagctcacatcaatattcataagtaaacaataaattcaggataatggctaatcccatctcaagatatcaaacacaacattaatatcaagtctttggactgtaatattaatagtaagcggtactcttgttgtagcaatcaaacattgacaataaactatgtcaaacaatgaattaatctttggattaacttattgctcacataaaatacattataattgtcatacatttatcaccacagataTCGTTGTAATTctgtcaaatattaacttacctttgggtcaattaataaacgcatgaatcataaaaacatataatcatcttaatatttcaaataaactaatctacacaaaatAAGTCACTTTGGcagcattttgtttcaactaatttatttaaaatattagacatccttaattaaaagccaaaatttgaatttatttgtttcaaaatatttaccttaatttcatccttcaatcaaattaaaagataataatatatatttatatatatatttatcccaaaacaacatatagtgatgttggcaaatataataataactgaataaatcaaaataatctcaGATAAGactttaaatttaaactaaaataatttgaataaaggaaaaCCTCATATCAAGATATCGGatactccattaatatttca
This window of the Gossypium hirsutum isolate 1008001.06 chromosome A09, Gossypium_hirsutum_v2.1, whole genome shotgun sequence genome carries:
- the LOC107890154 gene encoding thaumatin-like protein 1b, translated to MMKLNLLFGLTLAILISGAQMATFTVKNNCQYPIWPATLVGDPNLPQLPKTGFQLDPQAQDSLNVPSPWKGRLWARTQCSTSGGRFTCATADCGSDQIACNGKGGAPPATLAEFTIAANGGQDYYDVSLVDGFNLPLSIAPQRGSGPNCTSTSCAANVNSACPPNFVVKGSDGNTIGCKSACAALNEPQYCCTGQYGSPETCKPTDYSKKFKDQCPEAYSYAYDDPTSTFSCTGGPSYLITFCP